From a single Brassica rapa cultivar Chiifu-401-42 chromosome A01, CAAS_Brap_v3.01, whole genome shotgun sequence genomic region:
- the LOC103827874 gene encoding small RNA degrading nuclease 1 has translation MDHNLATAEKNVLEELVKLVQLRGLRGEHGGWIDFLAVCNQKASTPSNLSMVSRDLLVAFLTTFKKKEDLKALQCRANSLLVEKLKQETPENYTPEKMLIRLTMKHPEFSSDYSFPSLSNDWFVSDIGMKSSTVMKSTDMIAVDCEMVLCDDGTEGLVRVGAVDRHLKVILDKYVKPGKPIVDYRTAITGVTSLDIENATLSVADIQRELQQYLSDGSILVGHSLNKDMRVLKIDHPKVIDTALVFKFSNARNSRKPSLNDLHKAICGKEVRKEGVSHDCVHDAAASMNIALAFIKKPFDTTVTPSKEMLEAEKSRLFIHRIPSYVPSEKLNIVLAGEFHSTKFKLDVKPGKTQGGNYCAVVVFDSTKEADQAFENVNGYKERDSFGLPQKLSTLKLSSGLSASCYVRKMV, from the exons ATGGATCATAATCTAGCCACCGCCGAGAAGaat GTGTTGGAAGAATTGGTGAAGCTAGTGCAGCTTCGAGGTCTACGAGGAGAACACGGAGGATGGATTGATTTTTTAGCTGTTTGCAACCAAAAAGCTTCAACACCATCTAACCTTTCCATGGTTTCCCGTGACTTGTTGGTCGCTTTTCTCACAACCTTCaagaagaaagaagatttgaag GCCCTGCAATGTCGTGCTAATAGTCTTCTAGTTGAAAAGTTGAAGCAGGAGACTCCTGAAAATTACACTCCTGAGAAG ATGCTTATTCGATTGACCATGAAGCATCCAGAATTCTCGTCAGACTATTCTTTCCCCTCACTCTCCAat GACTGGTTTGTATCCGATATTGGAATGAAGTCGTCGACTGTGATGAAATCAACTGACATGATAGCTGTTGATTGTGAGATGGTTCTTTGTGATGATGGGACTGAGGGTTTGGTCAGAGTCGGCGCTGTCGACCGTCATTTAAAG GTGATTCTTGACAAATATGTGAAACCGGGCAAACCTATTGTTGACTATAGGACAGCCATTACCGGAGTAACTTCACTAGACATCGAAAATGCTACTCTATCTGTGGCAGATATTCAG AGAGAACTTCAGCAATATCTTTCTGATGGTTCTATTTTGGTTGGTCACAGTCTGAATAAAGACATGAGAG TGTTGAAGATAGATCATCCTAAAGTAATTGATACAGCACTTGTGTTCAAATTTTCAAATGCAAGAAATTCAAGAAAACCTTCACTTAATGACCTTCACAAG GCGATTTGTGGTAAGGAAGTCCGAAAGGAAGGTGTTTCTCATGATTGTGTACACGACGCTGCAGCTTCAATGAATATTGCACTTGCTTTTATAAAGAAACCATTTGACACAACAGTTACCCCATCAAAGGAG ATGCTGGAGGCCGAGAAATCAAGACTCTTTATTCATAGAATCCCTTCCTATGTGCCATCTGAAAAACTGAACATTGTTCTCGCTGGAGAATTTCATTCCACAAagtttaaacttgatgttaag CCAGGAAAAACACAAGGAGGTAACTACTGTGCAGTTGTTGTTTTCGATAGTACCAAAGAAGCTGATCAAGCTTTCGAAAACGTTAATGGATACAAAGAGAGG gATTCATTTGGTCTGCCACAAAAACTGTCCACCTTAAAGCTGAGTTCGGGATTAAGTGCAAGTTGTTATGTCCGCAAAATGGTGTAA